Proteins co-encoded in one Miscanthus floridulus cultivar M001 unplaced genomic scaffold, ASM1932011v1 os_2644_3_4, whole genome shotgun sequence genomic window:
- the LOC136535272 gene encoding uncharacterized protein: MIDILRAVQWWDEWQLRILVLGSLDLQWFLLLAAPMCNYTIPRLFRFSIWVAYLSADALAIYALATLFNRHSKASSISSSCSCCDYGNKGSSLEVLWAPLILVYLGGREEITAYTIEDNELWTRHTVTMVSQVKVAVYSFYKSWPDSCDRKLLLSAILLFVIGITSFIEKPWALRRASIKRLVAMWSVMKGKRESPGGRDWCFTELGNRYKCWTKLPEDDVPILSQGDQVQMILSDLSLFAAEVTLQARSKGEGGGGGDHEKKILEPLKLEKDETLKPMLRQAFGLIYTRAT, from the coding sequence ATGATTGACATCTTGAGAGCTGTGCAATGGTGGGACGAGTGGCAGCTGCGCATCCTCGTCCTCGGCAGCCTGGATCTCCAGTGGTTCCTGCTGCTGGCAGCCCCCATGTGCAACTACACAATCCCTCGCTTGTTCAGATTCTCCATCTGGGTGGCGTACCTGAGCGCCGATGCTCTGGCGATCTACGCGCTCGCCACCCTCTTCAATCGCCATTCCAAGGCGagcagcatcagcagcagctgcagctgctGTGACTACGGGAACAAAGGAAGCTCCCTGGAGGTCCTGTGGGCGCCTCTCATCCTCGTCTACCTAGGTGGACGGGAGGAGATCACCGCCTACACCATCGAAGACAACGAGCTGTGGACGCGGCATACCGTGACCATGGTGTCCCAGGTCAAGGTCGCCGTGTACTCCTTCTACAAGTCGTGGCCGGACTCGTGCGACCGGAAGCTGCTGCTGTCGGCAATCCTGCTGTTCGTCATCGGCATCACCAGCTTCATCGAGAAGCCGTGGGCTCTGCGGAGGGCCAGCATCAAGCGGCTGGTGGCCATGTGGTCCGTGATGAAAGGGAAGAGGGAGAGCCCCGGTGGGCGGGACTGGTGCTTCACCGAGCTCGGCAACAGGTACAAGTGCTGGACAAAGCTGCCGGAAGACGATGTGCCGATCCTGTCGCAGGGCGACCAGGTCCAGATGATCCTCTCGGACCTGTCGCTGTTCGCTGCCGAGGTCACCCTACAGGCTCGGAGCAAGGGtgagggtggtggtggtggtgatcacGAGAAGAAGATCCTGGAGCctctcaagttagagaaagacgAGACGCTCAAGCCCATGCTTCGTCAGGCGTTCGGGCTCATCTACACCAGAGCGACGTGA